CTGAATTGGCGTCAGAAGACCCCAGCCCGGCTTCGTCCAGAAACCTGATCTCCCCATCGTCCGGGCTGGCCCTGACCGGTGGGTGGATCCGACCACATGGCACCTCGCGTGCCAGGGAGCCGACATGACCGCGTCCACCCCTTCGCTCGCAGACGACCACCGTGTCGCCGACCTTTCACTCAACGAGTTCGGCCGCAACGAGATCCGTCTGGCCGAACACGAGATGCCCGGCCTGATGGCCCTGCGTGCCGAGTTCGCAGATGCCCAGCCACTGGCCGGCGCCCGCATCACCGGATCGCTCCACATGACGATCCAGACCGCTGTGCTCGTCGAAACCCTGGTGATCCTCGGTGCCGAGGTGCGCTGGGCCAGCTGCAACATCTTCTCCACTCAGGACCACGCGGCCGCCGCCGTGGTCTGTGGCCCAGACGGCTCGCCGGACGACCTGCGTGGCGTACCGGTGTTCGCCTGGAAGGGCGAGACCCTAGAGGAGTACTGGTGGGCCACCCAGCAGATCCTCGAATGGCCCGACGGTGAAGGCCCCAACTTGATCCTCGACGACGGGGGTGACGCCACCATGATCGTCCACAAGGGCGCCGAGTACGAGGCGGCCGGTGCGGTACCGCCGGCCAGCGAAGACGACCCGGAAGAGTGGCAGGTGATCATCGCCACGCTGACCGCCTCACTGCTTGACGACCCACAGCGTTGGACCCGGATCGCCGCGGGCATCCGAGGGGTGTCTGAGGAGACGACCACCGGTGTGCACCGGCTGTACCAGATGAAGGAGGCGGGCGAGCTGCGCTTCCCGGCAATCAACGTCAACGACGCCGTAACCAAATCCAAGTTCGACAATCTCTACGGTTGCCGCCACTCCCTGATCGACGGAATCAACCGGGGCACCGACGTGATGATCGGCGGCAAGACCGCCGTGGTGTGCGGCTTCGGCGACGTGGGCAAGGGCTGCGCTGAGTCCCTGCGTGGTCAGGGCGCCC
Above is a genomic segment from Acidimicrobiales bacterium containing:
- the ahcY gene encoding adenosylhomocysteinase encodes the protein MTASTPSLADDHRVADLSLNEFGRNEIRLAEHEMPGLMALRAEFADAQPLAGARITGSLHMTIQTAVLVETLVILGAEVRWASCNIFSTQDHAAAAVVCGPDGSPDDLRGVPVFAWKGETLEEYWWATQQILEWPDGEGPNLILDDGGDATMIVHKGAEYEAAGAVPPASEDDPEEWQVIIATLTASLLDDPQRWTRIAAGIRGVSEETTTGVHRLYQMKEAGELRFPAINVNDAVTKSKFDNLYGCRHSLIDGINRGTDVMIGGKTAVVCGFGDVGKGCAESLRGQGARVIVTEVDPICALQAVMQGYEVNTLERVLDEADIFITATGCKDIVTAAHMGKMKHQAIVGNIGHFDNEIDMAGLARMSDVQRINIKPQVDEFVFPDGHSVIMLSEGRLLNLGNATGHPSFVMSASFSNQVLAQMELHARAEAYGTDVVTLPKELDEKVARLHLDSLGVRLTELSDDQADYLGVPVDGPFKPTHYKY